One Alphaproteobacteria bacterium genomic window, GGGTCAATGATGCCCGCCGCCATCATATCGACATATTCGCCGGTCTGGGCGTTGTAACCAAAATTGTAATCGGATGCATCCATAACCTTGCCTACGACAATTTCGCCAGATGTGCCAGCGTTTTCAGCAATCTGGGCGCATGGCGCGATGATTGCGCGACGAACGATGTCAATGCCGACATCTTGGTCAGAATTTGCGCCATGTAAATCGTTCAGGGCCGATGTGGCGCGCACCAATGCAATACCACCACCGGCAACAATGCCATTGGACACCGCCGCGCGCGTTGCAGCCAACGCGTCGTCAACGCGGTCTTTCTTTTCTTTGACCTCTACTTCGGTCATGCCGCCAACCTTGATAACGGCAACACCACCAACCAATTTAGCCAGACGTTCAGACAGTTTTTCACGGTCATAATCGCTGGTTGTCGTGGAAATTGCGTTGCGAATTTCATCAGCACGGGCGGCGATTGCGGTTTTGTCCCCTGCCCCGTGTGCCAATAATGTTGAATCCTTGGACACAATAACTTTCTTGGCCGAGCCCAATACCGCCGGTGTAATGTTTTCAAATGTCATGCCCATATCATCGGAAATAACTGTGGCCCCCGTCAGAATTGCGATGTCTTTTAACATTTCTTTGCGACGGTCGCCATAGCCAGGTGCTTTGACTGCGCAGACTTTCAAACCGCCACGCAGACGGTTCAAGACCAATGTTGCCAAGGCTTCGGATTCGACATCTTCGGCGATAATCAACAATGGTTTACCAGACTGGGCAATCGGTTCAAGAATTGGCAATAATGCCTGCAGGCCTGTGATTTTCTTTTCAGACACCAGGATTTGCGCACCGTCCAATTCCGACAACATTTTTTCACTGTTGGTGACAAAGTATGGCGACATGAACCCCTGGTCGAATTGCATACCTTCGACAACATCGATTTCTGTGTCCAGACCCTTGGCCTCTTCAACGGTGATGACGCCTTCTTGGCCAACGCGCGCCATGGCGTTTGCGATTTTTTCGCCAATGTCCGCATCGCCGTTCGCAGAAATTGTCGCAACCTGGGCGATTTCCGCACTGTCACGAACCGGGCGGGCGTGCGCATCAATGTCGGCAATAACCGCGGCGGTTGCCAGGTCAATACCGCGCTTTACATCCATTGGATTCATGCCAGCGGCGATTACACGGCGACCTTCGCGGATTAATTTTTGCGCCAGCACTGTCGCAGTTGTTGTGCCGTCACCGGCATCATCGCCGGCCTTTTTCGCAACTTCTTGGACCATGCGGGCACCGATGTTTTCCGCCGGGTCTTTCAGGGATACCGCGCGCGCCACGGTAACACCGTCCTTGGTCGCGACGGGTGCGCCGTATGATTTTTCAATTACAACTGTGCGCCCCTTGGGCCCCATAGTGATTTTAACCGCGTTCGCTAATTTATCGACGCCCGCCGCCATTTTATCTGTATCAAAAACAATTTCTTTTGCCATTTTTATTTCCCCTTAGTCAATAATTCCCAAAATATCTGTTTCGCGAATCAGGACATAATCGCGACCGTCCAACTTAATTTCGTTCGCAGACGATGCCCATTTCGCAAATAAAACAATATCGTCTGTTTTTACAGTCATTGGAATCAATTCATCGCCATCGTACAGCCCCGGTCCAGCCGCAATTACACGACCACGTGATGGCTTTTCACGGGCGTTATCTGGGATAATAATTCCACCAGCGGTGGTTGTTTCTTCGTTAATTCTTTCAAGTAATACATAATTGTGTAAAGGTTTAAACATAAATACACTCCTTGGGATGATAAAACCTGTACGATTGATATAGTCTGAAATTTATTGATTTCAAGTCTGTATTTTAATATGCTGATACAGAAAAACAAGGGGAATAAAATGATGTACGATGTAAATAATGTTTTCGCGAAAATGATACGCGGCGAAATTCCAACAAATAAAGTCTGCGAAAATGATTTCGCGATGAGTTTTTATGATATTAACCCTATGTTCAAAACACATGTTCTGGTAATCCCCAAGGGACAATATCAAAACATTCTGGATTTTGCAAAAAACGCATCGGCCGATGAACAGGCGGGATTCTGGGATTGCTTTGCCCAGACCGCGGAAAAATTGGGGATTAATTGCGAATTTAACTGTCTGGCAAATGCGGGGGCGAATGCACCGTTTGTTAAGCAGTCTGTGTTTCATTTTCACCTGCATTTGGTCGCGGGCGAACGCACACCAGCATTTGATGAAATGGCGGCGGAATTTAAATAGATATGAGAGTAAACGTTCGGGTTATTCCACGCGCGAAAATAAATCGGGTTGAAGTTCAGCCCGATGGCACACTGCGCGTACACACAACCACCGCACCAACCGACGGCAAGGCAACCGCGGATGTAATAAAAATGCTGGCGGGGCACTATGGCGTGCCAAAAACCAGCATTAAATTAATTCGTGGTGAAACGTCGCGCGATAAGGTGTTTGAAATTTAATACTTTAAAATCTGTTTCTTTAATTCTGCGACGGTGTCAGCAGTATGCATATTATAAACATCCAGATTTGCAACCATAAATCCATGTTTACGCATATGTTTAATCAAACGCGCCAATGGATTCCAGAATCCGTTCGTGTTTAAAAAGAATAATGGCTTGTCCGTTTCGCCAATTTGCTGCATCGTCATTATATCGGTCAGTTCGTTTAGTGTACCAATGCCACCGGGCAAAATAATAAAGGCGTCTGATTCATTAAACATAATTTGTTTACGTTCGTTTACACCGTCAACAACCTGGACACTGATGCCGTTATGGGCAGGTTCTTGCATGGCAATAACGTCGTCGGTTGACACACCAATAACGTCGCCACCATTGTCCAATGCCGCCGACGCAACCGTTCCCATTAAACCAACGTCGCCACCACCAAAGACCATACGGATTCCATTTTTTGCCAACATGCGACCAACCGCACGGGCATCACGCTTGAACTGGGGGTCGTCGCCCAGTTGATGACCACAATATACCGCGATTGATTTTAATGTACACGCCATTTTCTTTTTCCCTTTATTTTTGTAAATTATAACATAAAATACCCATACAATGAACGAAAAGTTTTTGGATTTTGTTCGCAAATATTCAACGCAACGCGTGGCGGTCGCCGTCAGCGGTGGTGTGGATTCAATTTGTCTGTTGCACTGGTTGGTGGAACAAAAAATGGATATTGTTGCATTACATGTGCATCACCACCTGCGCGCGGTGGCGGATATTGAAGCCGCACATGTCGCATATGTGTGCGCAGAACTGGGTGTGCCGTGCCACACGTTTCATTGGGACGAAAAAAAACCAAGCACCGGGATTGAGGTTGCCGCACGAAATGCACGATATAAATTTATGACAGATTTTTGTCACGAAAATAATATTGATGTGTTAATGGTCGCACACCAGGCCGACGACCAAATTGAAACATTCTTGATGAATTTGGCGCGTGGCAGTGGGGTTGTTGGACTGGCCGGGATGCAGGCAGAATCGTATCGTGACGGAATTAAAATTGCACGACCGTTGTTGGGCGTTTTTCGACGAGAACTGGTTCAATACTGTGATGAAAATAATATCAAATATTTTAATGACGAAATGAATTTTGACGATAAATACACACGTGTCAAAATTCGGCAAAATCGTCATTTACTGGCGGACAAGTTAGGAATCTCAGACGACCGAATTTTGTTGGCCATTGATAACCTGGGGCGGGCGCGGGACGCACTGGAAAACGATGTAGGGGCGCGGGTTAAATCTGTTATTTATGATGGATATGCATTATTTACTGATTCTTTTCTGTTTGACGTGCCGTGCCATATTGGTTTAAAGTTGCTGGGGATGTTAATTCAAACCATCGGGGGGGACGAGTATCAGCCACGCTTGAATTCACTGAATTTCGCACTAAGTAAATTGCACACAGATTGTAAATTTACGTTGGGGCATTGCGCAATTCGGCGATTCAAAGACCAAATTTTAATTGTGCCCGAAGGTGAAAAAACAAGTATCAGGAAGAAAAATGAAAAAATTAAAAGACTTCACAAAAAACAAATCAACAAATAAACAAAATCGTCGTGATGGGGCGAACTGGTTTTTAATGCTGTTTGGGGTGATTTTTGTCGCAATGGCGGCACGTATATTCTTGTTCGGCGGGTTTACGCCGGCCAATATGCCGACGATGCCAAACACAGCCCAGGCAAAGCCAATTGAATTATCGTTTTCAGATGTTCTGCGTCGCGCACCAGAAATCAAAACAATGAAGATTAATGGTAATGATGCGTCGGGCACGTTAAGTGACGGAACAAAATATACCGCAACAATTACATATGACCCAGAAATGCTGGCAAAATTGTCTGAATCGGGTACGGCGATTACGATTGATACATCGCGCGGGTGGTTGGACGCGGTGGCGACATTTGCACCACTGGCGTTGACATTGTTGTTTATATTCTGGATTTTGCGCGGATTTCGCCGTGGGGGCGCAGGTGGAATCAGTCGCAGTTTGATTGGACAAAACCCAACTAAAATCGCGACCGGAAAACCAAAAACAACGTTCGCAGATGTCGCAGGCATCGATTCTGAAAAACAGGAACTGTCCGAAATTGTGGATTTCTTGAAAAACAAGGATAAATACAAGTCATTGGGCGCACGTGTGCCACGTGGTGTTCTGTTATCGGGACAGCCGGGGACGGGAAAAACATTATTGGCGCGCGCAATCGCAGGAGAGGCAAATGTGCCGTTCTTTGCCGCGTCGGGGTCGGACTTTTCGGGGATTATCGTTGGACTGGGCGTTGCCAAGATAAAAGAAATCTTTGAAATGGCAAAACGCAATGCGCCGTGTATTCTGTTTATTGATGAAATCGACGCGATTGGTCAGAAACGTTCGACGCATTCGTATAACGACCAAGACCGCGAACAGACCCTGAATCAATTGTTGATTGAAATGGATGGGTT contains:
- the tilS gene encoding tRNA lysidine(34) synthetase TilS, whose product is MNEKFLDFVRKYSTQRVAVAVSGGVDSICLLHWLVEQKMDIVALHVHHHLRAVADIEAAHVAYVCAELGVPCHTFHWDEKKPSTGIEVAARNARYKFMTDFCHENNIDVLMVAHQADDQIETFLMNLARGSGVVGLAGMQAESYRDGIKIARPLLGVFRRELVQYCDENNIKYFNDEMNFDDKYTRVKIRQNRHLLADKLGISDDRILLAIDNLGRARDALENDVGARVKSVIYDGYALFTDSFLFDVPCHIGLKLLGMLIQTIGGDEYQPRLNSLNFALSKLHTDCKFTLGHCAIRRFKDQILIVPEGEKTSIRKKNEKIKRLHKKQINK
- a CDS encoding HIT domain-containing protein; its protein translation is MMYDVNNVFAKMIRGEIPTNKVCENDFAMSFYDINPMFKTHVLVIPKGQYQNILDFAKNASADEQAGFWDCFAQTAEKLGINCEFNCLANAGANAPFVKQSVFHFHLHLVAGERTPAFDEMAAEFK
- a CDS encoding co-chaperone GroES; this encodes MFKPLHNYVLLERINEETTTAGGIIIPDNAREKPSRGRVIAAGPGLYDGDELIPMTVKTDDIVLFAKWASSANEIKLDGRDYVLIRETDILGIID
- a CDS encoding DUF167 domain-containing protein — encoded protein: MRVNVRVIPRAKINRVEVQPDGTLRVHTTTAPTDGKATADVIKMLAGHYGVPKTSIKLIRGETSRDKVFEI
- the groL gene encoding chaperonin GroEL → MAKEIVFDTDKMAAGVDKLANAVKITMGPKGRTVVIEKSYGAPVATKDGVTVARAVSLKDPAENIGARMVQEVAKKAGDDAGDGTTTATVLAQKLIREGRRVIAAGMNPMDVKRGIDLATAAVIADIDAHARPVRDSAEIAQVATISANGDADIGEKIANAMARVGQEGVITVEEAKGLDTEIDVVEGMQFDQGFMSPYFVTNSEKMLSELDGAQILVSEKKITGLQALLPILEPIAQSGKPLLIIAEDVESEALATLVLNRLRGGLKVCAVKAPGYGDRRKEMLKDIAILTGATVISDDMGMTFENITPAVLGSAKKVIVSKDSTLLAHGAGDKTAIAARADEIRNAISTTTSDYDREKLSERLAKLVGGVAVIKVGGMTEVEVKEKKDRVDDALAATRAAVSNGIVAGGGIALVRATSALNDLHGANSDQDVGIDIVRRAIIAPCAQIAENAGTSGEIVVGKVMDASDYNFGYNAQTGEYVDMMAAGIIDPAKVVKTAIAAAASTAGVMLTTGAVMTEIPDEKPANPQMSGGMPGMM
- a CDS encoding TIGR00730 family Rossman fold protein, whose protein sequence is MACTLKSIAVYCGHQLGDDPQFKRDARAVGRMLAKNGIRMVFGGGDVGLMGTVASAALDNGGDVIGVSTDDVIAMQEPAHNGISVQVVDGVNERKQIMFNESDAFIILPGGIGTLNELTDIMTMQQIGETDKPLFFLNTNGFWNPLARLIKHMRKHGFMVANLDVYNMHTADTVAELKKQILKY